The Halogranum gelatinilyticum genome window below encodes:
- a CDS encoding DJ-1/PfpI family protein, with protein sequence MPGKKILMLVGDFGEDYEIMVPFQALQAVGHEVHAVCPERAAGDKVKTAVHDFRGDQTYLETRGHDFELNATFAEVDPADYDALVVPGGRAPEYLRTYDEVLDMVRHFFDAEKPVASICHGPQILAAAGVLDGYELTAYPAVQAEVTAAGCSWVDGVVTDRNLVTGQAWPDHPEWIAGFLDLLGTDIHHGEVAAADD encoded by the coding sequence ATGCCAGGCAAGAAGATCCTCATGCTCGTCGGCGACTTCGGCGAGGACTACGAGATTATGGTTCCCTTCCAAGCACTCCAGGCCGTCGGCCACGAGGTCCACGCCGTCTGTCCCGAGCGCGCGGCCGGAGACAAAGTAAAGACCGCCGTCCACGACTTCCGCGGCGACCAGACCTACCTCGAAACGCGCGGTCACGACTTCGAGTTGAACGCGACGTTCGCCGAGGTCGACCCCGCCGACTACGACGCGCTCGTCGTCCCCGGCGGCCGCGCCCCGGAGTATCTCCGCACCTACGACGAGGTGCTCGACATGGTCCGACACTTCTTCGACGCGGAGAAGCCCGTCGCGTCCATCTGTCACGGGCCGCAGATTCTCGCCGCCGCGGGCGTCCTCGACGGCTACGAGCTGACGGCGTATCCCGCGGTCCAGGCCGAGGTCACCGCCGCGGGCTGTTCGTGGGTCGACGGCGTCGTGACGGACAGAAACCTCGTCACGGGCCAGGCGTGGCCCGACCACCCCGAGTGGATCGCGGGCTTCCTCGACCTGCTCGGGACCGACATCCACCACGGCGAGGTCGCCGCGGCCGACGACTGA
- a CDS encoding OsmC family protein has protein sequence MSDIETTTVSEEGYACTSQVGDFDMAIDATDETGPNPNAALVATYASCFLPAFRVGGQQRGEDDLGKLQIDASADLDDDDDLEAIRFDIYVEADLSDDELGEIVTRAEDICHVHSALRDGLHADITVHGGAF, from the coding sequence ATGAGCGACATCGAGACCACCACCGTCAGTGAGGAAGGATATGCGTGTACGAGTCAGGTCGGCGACTTCGATATGGCCATCGACGCCACGGACGAGACCGGCCCGAACCCGAACGCCGCGCTCGTCGCGACCTATGCGTCCTGTTTCCTGCCCGCCTTCCGCGTCGGCGGCCAGCAGCGTGGCGAGGACGACCTCGGAAAGCTCCAGATCGACGCGAGTGCCGACCTCGACGACGACGACGACCTCGAGGCCATCCGCTTCGACATCTACGTCGAGGCCGACCTCTCGGACGACGAACTCGGCGAGATCGTCACCCGCGCCGAGGACATCTGCCACGTCCACAGCGCGCTCCGCGACGGTCTCCACGCCGACATCACCGTCCACGGCGGCGCGTTCTAA
- a CDS encoding gluconate 2-dehydrogenase subunit 3 family protein, which produces MELTRRDALVALAAASGVGVAVGGASLVGDGDESTQPTPEETPPAAVLDTLTAAAEVLFPTEVDGHAEFVETYVLGRIEGREDYRAGLVAAATDLDDLARDWQGDAFAALDPAVRDRLLRDLGVETADPDPEGPISNRVRYFVVNDLLFAFYSSPVGGELVGIENPIGHPGGTQSYQQASVDGRGGDDG; this is translated from the coding sequence ATGGAGCTGACACGCCGTGACGCGCTGGTGGCACTCGCAGCCGCCAGCGGCGTCGGTGTCGCCGTCGGCGGCGCGTCGCTCGTCGGCGACGGTGACGAGAGCACCCAGCCGACGCCCGAGGAGACGCCCCCCGCGGCAGTGCTCGACACGCTCACGGCCGCGGCCGAGGTCCTCTTCCCCACCGAGGTCGACGGCCACGCCGAGTTCGTCGAGACCTACGTCCTCGGCCGTATCGAGGGTCGCGAGGACTACCGCGCGGGTCTCGTCGCTGCCGCGACTGACCTCGACGACCTGGCGCGCGACTGGCAGGGTGACGCCTTCGCAGCCCTCGATCCGGCCGTCCGCGACCGACTGCTGCGGGACCTCGGCGTCGAGACGGCCGACCCGGACCCCGAGGGACCGATTTCGAATCGGGTCCGCTACTTCGTCGTCAACGACCTGCTCTTCGCGTTCTACTCCTCACCCGTCGGCGGAGAGCTCGTCGGTATCGAGAATCCGATTGGACATCCCGGCGGGACCCAGAGCTACCAGCAGGCGTCGGTGGATGGACGGGGAGGCGACGATGGCTGA
- a CDS encoding fumarylacetoacetate hydrolase family protein, with product MHHVRFRDPAGAVRQGEWHEDAITFGGERYDHDEVDILPPCEPSKIVCIGRNYAEHAAEMDNDMPNRPLLFLKPPNTLAGHGDTVTLPADKERIDHEAELAVVIGEQCRHVDAEDAMDVVAGFTCLNDLSNRDDQNKEQNWVRGKAFDGSAPMGPVLADPEHVPDDAAVELRVNGDLRQEGSRDQLFFDVPTLIEEITTYLTLEPGDVISTGTPAGVGPLEDGDTVEVIVEGVGTLEHDVRIP from the coding sequence ATGCACCACGTTCGATTCCGCGACCCGGCTGGCGCAGTCCGGCAGGGCGAGTGGCACGAGGACGCGATCACCTTCGGCGGCGAGCGGTACGACCACGACGAGGTCGACATCCTCCCGCCGTGTGAGCCGTCCAAAATCGTCTGTATCGGCCGCAACTACGCCGAACACGCCGCCGAGATGGACAACGATATGCCCAACCGGCCGCTGCTCTTCCTCAAGCCGCCGAACACGCTCGCGGGCCACGGCGACACCGTCACGCTTCCGGCCGACAAGGAGCGTATCGACCACGAGGCCGAGTTGGCAGTCGTCATCGGCGAGCAGTGTCGCCACGTCGACGCCGAAGACGCGATGGACGTCGTCGCCGGCTTCACCTGCCTCAACGACCTCTCGAACCGCGACGACCAGAACAAAGAGCAGAACTGGGTCCGCGGCAAGGCCTTCGACGGCTCGGCTCCCATGGGTCCGGTCCTGGCCGACCCCGAGCACGTCCCGGACGATGCCGCCGTCGAACTCCGTGTCAACGGCGACCTCCGACAGGAAGGCAGCCGCGACCAGCTGTTCTTCGACGTCCCGACGCTCATCGAGGAGATCACGACCTACCTGACGCTGGAACCCGGTGACGTCATCTCGACGGGCACGCCCGCGGGCGTCGGCCCGCTCGAAGACGGCGACACCGTCGAGGTCATCGTCGAAGGCGTCGGCACGCTGGAACACGACGTCCGCATCCCCTGA
- a CDS encoding metal-dependent hydrolase — protein MELTWHGHSTWYVTVGETSLLIDPFFDNPHTSLDVEEIDEPDYVLLTHGHADHVAHAHKFNDATLVATPELVEYAKENWGFEDAVGGMGMNLGGTVECGDAYVTMHRADHSNGIETGYGTSAGMPAGYVISDTVPTQAADDESTTFYHAGDTGLMTEMREVIGPYLEPDAAALPVGDHFTMGPWQAAIAADWLGVDHVFPMHYDTFPPIEIDMEDFERELDATGAAAELHALDGDETFTLE, from the coding sequence ATGGAACTCACCTGGCACGGTCACTCCACCTGGTACGTCACCGTCGGCGAGACGTCGCTGCTCATCGACCCGTTCTTCGACAACCCGCACACGTCGCTGGACGTCGAGGAGATCGACGAGCCGGACTACGTGCTCCTGACACACGGCCACGCCGACCACGTCGCGCACGCCCACAAGTTCAACGACGCGACGCTCGTGGCGACACCGGAACTCGTCGAGTACGCCAAGGAGAACTGGGGCTTCGAGGACGCCGTCGGCGGCATGGGGATGAACCTCGGCGGCACCGTCGAATGTGGCGACGCCTACGTCACGATGCACCGCGCCGACCACTCCAACGGCATCGAGACGGGCTACGGCACGAGTGCCGGGATGCCCGCCGGCTACGTCATCAGCGACACGGTCCCGACGCAGGCCGCAGACGACGAGTCGACGACCTTCTACCACGCCGGCGACACCGGTCTCATGACCGAGATGCGTGAGGTCATCGGCCCGTATCTGGAGCCTGACGCCGCCGCGCTGCCCGTCGGTGACCACTTCACGATGGGTCCGTGGCAGGCCGCCATCGCCGCCGACTGGCTCGGCGTCGACCACGTCTTCCCGATGCACTACGACACCTTCCCGCCCATCGAGATCGACATGGAGGACTTCGAGCGCGAACTCGACGCGACGGGTGCGGCCGCCGAACTCCACGCACTCGACGGCGACGAGACGTTCACGCTGGAGTAG
- a CDS encoding DUF1059 domain-containing protein: MSFKLSCLCDCGFVARGADRVEVGAAVRTHLDEEHQLPADPSELAACALPAYAAHPTQT, translated from the coding sequence ATGAGTTTCAAACTGAGCTGTCTCTGTGACTGCGGGTTCGTCGCACGCGGTGCCGATCGGGTCGAGGTTGGGGCGGCGGTGCGGACGCATCTCGACGAGGAACACCAACTGCCCGCGGACCCCTCCGAACTGGCTGCCTGTGCACTACCGGCGTACGCTGCACATCCCACGCAGACCTGA